One window of the Primulina eburnea isolate SZY01 chromosome 18, ASM2296580v1, whole genome shotgun sequence genome contains the following:
- the LOC140820317 gene encoding serine/threonine-protein phosphatase PP2A-2 catalytic subunit-like: MPGHGDLGRQIDQLMECKPLLEADVRSLCEQARAILVEEWNVQPVKCPVTVCGDIHGQFYDLIELFRIGGNAPDTNYLFMGDYVDRGYYSVETVTLLVALKVRYRDRITILRGNHESRQITQVYGFYDECLRKYGNANVWKYFTDLFDYLPLTALIESQIFCLHGGLSPSLDTLDNIRALDRIQEVPHEGPMCDLLWSDPDDRCGWGISPRGAGYTFGQDIAAQFNHTNGLSLISRAHQLVMEGFNWCQDKNVVTVFSAPNYCYRCGNMAAILEIGENMDQNFLQFDPAPRQIEPDTTRKTPDYFL; the protein is encoded by the exons ATGCCTGGTCATGGGGATTTGGGTAGGCAAATAGATCAGTTGATGGAGTGCAAGCCGCTATTGGAGGCGGATGTGAGGTCTCTATGCGAGCAAGCGCGAGCAATTTTAGTGGAGGAATGGAATGTGCAGCCGGTGAAATGCCCCGTGACAGTGTGCGGCGATATTCACGGACAGTTTTACGATCTGATCGAGCTTTTTCGAATAGGCGGAAACGCTCCCGATACTAATTACCTCTTCATGGGAGACTATGTTG ACCGTGGGTACTACTCAGTGGAGACCGTTACACTTTTAGTTGCTTTAAAAGTTCGTTATAGAGATAGAATTACCATTCTTAGAGGGAATCATGAAAGTCGGCAAATCACTCAAGT ATATGGGTTCTATGATGAATGCCTGAGAAAGTATGgcaatgccaacgtctggaagtATTTCACGGATCTTTTTGATTATCTACCCTTGACTGCACTAATTGAGAGTCAG ATATTTTGTTTGCATGGAGGTCTTTCACCATCTCTTGATACACTAGACAACATCCGAGCTTTGGACCGTATACAGGAG GTTCCACATGAAGGACCGATGTGCGATCTCTTATGGTCTGATCCGGATGATCGCTGTGGTTGGGGCATATCGCCCCGTGGCGCTGGATACACTTTTGGTCAAGATATCGCGGCTCAATTCAACCACACCAATGGTCTCTCCCTAATTTCAAGAGCTCACCAGCTTGTCATGGAGGGCTTCAATTGGTGCCAG GACAAGAACGTAGTAACAGTCTTTAGCGCTCCAAACTATTGTTATCGTTGTGGAAATATGGCTGCCATACTCGAAATTGGGGAGAACATGGATCAGAATTTCCTCCAGTTCGACCCAGCTCCTCGGCAGATTGAACCTGATACGACTCGCAAAACTCCAGATTATTTTTTGTGA